One window from the genome of Diabrotica virgifera virgifera chromosome 6, PGI_DIABVI_V3a encodes:
- the LOC114341357 gene encoding zinc finger protein 501-like, translated as MEVKQEISEETCKVEIEYNHLEYVHLDGVKCEIKEESNRQSTHDDPYYDPLDLKKFSINTEIEQHANKLNPFEENQRTGKDNLQKNKVELIDTITENSSPEENHMNPHAEGETLTKNIKVVTEKRPFKCEICFKQFARKFCLTEHMKVHTGEKPHKCEICFKQFSIANNLEKHLRVHTREKAYKCKICFKQFTQASTLKTHLSVHTGEKPHKCEICFKQFATASNLRVHFRVHTGEKCYKCEICFKQFARKFCLTEHIKVHTGEKPHKCEICFKQFSIANNLKKHLRVHTGEKAYKCEICFKQFTQASTLKTHLRVHTGEKPYKCQICFKRFSRLDIVKEHKNTHTGEKPYKCEICFKQFARKMCLTEHIKVHTGEKPHKCKICFKQFSIANNLKKHLRVHTGEKAYKCEICFKQFTQAITLKTHLRVHTGEKPYKCQICFKRFSRLDIVKEHKKTHTGEKPYKCEICFKLFSHGSSLKRHLRVHAGEKRYKC; from the exons ATGGAAGTAAAACAAGAAATTAGCGAGGAAACGTGTAAAGTAGAAATAGAGTATAATCACTTGGAATATGTTCATCTGGATGGCGTTAAATGTGAAATCAAGGAGGAATCCAATAGGCAAAGTACTCATGATGACCCGTATTATGATCCCTTGGACTTAAAGAAATTTTCCATAAATACTGAAATAGAACAACATGCAAATAAACTTAACCCATTTGAAGAAAACCAAAGAACTGGAAAAG ATAATCTCCAAAAGAACAAGGTGGAACTTATAGACACAATAACTGAAAATTCATCTCCAGAAGAAAATCATATGAATCCACACGCTGAAGGAGAAACATtaactaaaaatataaaagttgtTACGGAAAAAAGACCTttcaagtgcgaaatttgttttaagcagtttgctCGAAAATTTTGTTTAACTGAACACATgaaagttcacactggagaaaagcctcataaatgtgaaatttgttttaagcaatttagtatAGCAAATAATTTggaaaaacatttgagagtgcacactagAGAAAAAGCttacaagtgtaaaatttgttttaagcagtttactcaagcaagtactttgaaaacacatttgagcgtgcacactggagaaaaacctcataagtgtgaaatttgttttaagcagtttgctACAGCAAGTAATTTGAGGGTACATTttagagtgcacactggagaaaaatgttacaagtgtgaaatttgttttaagcagtttgctCGCAAATTTTGTTTAACTGAACACATtaaagttcacactggagaaaagcctcataaatgtgaaatttgttttaagcaatttagtatagcaaataatttgaaaaaacatttgagagtgcacactggagaaaaagcttacaagtgtgaaatttgttttaagcagtttactcaagcaagtactttgaaaacacatttgagagtgcacactggagaaaaaccttataagtgccAAATTTGTTTTAAACGGTTTTCTCGGTTAGATATTGTGAAAGAACATAAAAATACTCACAcgggagaaaaaccgtacaagtgcgaaatttgttttaagcagtttgctCGCAAAATGTGTTTAACTGAACACATtaaagttcacactggagaaaagcctcataaatgtaaaatttgttttaagcaatttagtatagcaaataatttgaaaaaacatttgagagtgcacactggagaaaaagcttacaagtgtgaaatttgttttaagcagtttactcaagCAATtactttgaaaacacatttgagagtgcacactggagaaaaaccttataagtgccAAATTTGTTTTAAACGGTTTTCTCGGTTAGATATTGTGAAAGAACATAAAAAAACTCACAcgggagaaaaaccgtacaagtgcgaaatttgttttaagctgtTCAGTCATGGAAGtagtttgaaaagacatttgagagtgcacgcCGGAGAAAAACGTTATAAGTGCTAG